A genomic stretch from Corynebacterium kutscheri includes:
- a CDS encoding ABC transporter ATP-binding protein translates to MSLEITGIDCLIDKTVILNKVSFSVPTATMCAIVGVNGAGKSTMLRTIALTPPMGVRIDGIEISTLHPKQRARQFSFVGQEDQPPADLTVAEAVGLGRLPFLKPWQLGAEKERVIIDEALVKVGLAGLGDRMCSDLSGGQRKRVILARAFAQDTPVMFLDEPTNHLDVQHQLSLLDVLRSSGKTIVSTIHDLDLAYSHFDQVILVHGGTIHASGTPVEVLTTNNVSATFGVHAMEVHGSYPHLVIEEKD, encoded by the coding sequence ATGAGTTTAGAAATAACTGGTATTGATTGTTTAATTGACAAAACAGTCATTCTTAATAAAGTCAGTTTTAGCGTTCCTACGGCCACAATGTGCGCAATCGTGGGAGTTAATGGTGCCGGTAAATCAACTATGTTGCGCACCATTGCGCTAACACCACCAATGGGTGTGCGTATCGATGGAATAGAAATTTCTACCCTTCATCCTAAACAGCGGGCACGGCAATTTAGTTTTGTTGGTCAGGAAGATCAACCACCTGCCGATTTGACTGTTGCTGAAGCAGTAGGACTAGGTCGATTGCCATTTTTAAAACCATGGCAGCTTGGGGCTGAAAAAGAACGTGTGATTATTGATGAAGCACTCGTGAAAGTCGGCTTGGCAGGTTTGGGCGATCGGATGTGTTCTGATCTATCTGGTGGTCAGCGCAAACGCGTTATTCTTGCAAGAGCGTTTGCTCAAGATACTCCGGTGATGTTTCTTGACGAACCTACCAACCATCTTGATGTGCAGCATCAATTATCGTTACTAGACGTATTGCGAAGTTCTGGTAAAACAATTGTTTCTACTATCCATGATCTCGATCTAGCGTATAGCCATTTTGACCAGGTTATTTTGGTTCATGGAGGAACTATTCATGCCTCTGGTACACCCGTAGAAGTATTAACTACCAATAATGTGTCCGCTACTTTTGGCGTGCATGCTATGGAAGTTCATGGTTCTTATCCTCATCTTGTTATCGAAGAGAAAGACTGA
- a CDS encoding ABC transporter substrate-binding protein: MKKEIIGLLAVGALVASCSSQTEESVVASEDTVSVTNCGVEVNYKVGGNWWVNDGNIISIALAAGARDNVKWVSSVEQDRDILAAKYGADVIDALNPDSDVYPSKEAIIAAQPDLMIAGWNYGFSESRDLTPAILAEQDIASYLLTESCRQEGSTARGTTDPWEAVYEDLVNLGTIHGDKTVAESVVSDMKERLAELEKAPQAEKAPNIFVFDSGTEAIFTSGAFGGPKAIIEAAGGKLATDDIEDTWVEVSWEKLATESPDAFVFVDYPGQSFADKVEVLKSHPATKDLPAVKEGRFINLSYAMWTSSALNIDAAEHVRKGLEKFGLQPTSDIKTQLELPKSLDGQEYFS, encoded by the coding sequence ATGAAAAAAGAGATTATTGGCTTACTCGCAGTAGGAGCTTTGGTTGCTAGCTGCTCTAGCCAAACCGAAGAATCCGTTGTTGCTAGTGAAGACACAGTTAGTGTTACCAACTGTGGTGTTGAAGTGAACTACAAAGTCGGTGGAAACTGGTGGGTTAATGATGGCAACATCATCTCTATCGCTTTGGCCGCTGGTGCACGCGATAATGTCAAATGGGTTTCCTCAGTAGAGCAAGATCGCGATATTTTGGCTGCAAAATATGGTGCAGATGTTATCGATGCGCTCAATCCAGATTCTGATGTGTATCCAAGTAAAGAAGCAATCATTGCTGCTCAACCTGATCTTATGATTGCTGGTTGGAATTATGGTTTTAGTGAAAGCCGTGATCTCACTCCAGCAATCTTGGCAGAACAAGATATTGCTAGTTATTTGCTCACTGAATCATGCCGTCAAGAAGGATCAACTGCTCGCGGTACCACTGATCCATGGGAAGCTGTCTATGAGGATCTGGTGAATTTGGGCACTATCCACGGTGATAAAACTGTGGCTGAATCAGTGGTCAGCGATATGAAAGAACGCTTGGCTGAGCTAGAAAAAGCACCACAGGCAGAAAAAGCACCAAATATCTTTGTTTTTGACTCTGGAACTGAAGCCATATTTACCTCTGGTGCCTTTGGCGGCCCTAAGGCTATTATCGAAGCAGCAGGTGGCAAATTAGCTACTGACGATATCGAAGATACCTGGGTAGAAGTAAGCTGGGAGAAACTTGCTACTGAATCACCAGACGCCTTTGTTTTTGTTGATTACCCAGGTCAGTCTTTTGCCGATAAGGTTGAGGTCTTAAAATCTCATCCAGCCACTAAGGACTTGCCAGCAGTTAAAGAAGGGCGTTTTATTAACCTTTCCTATGCAATGTGGACATCAAGTGCGTTAAATATTGATGCAGCTGAACATGTTCGTAAAGGATTGGAAAAGTTCGGTTTGCAGCCTACCTCTGATATTAAAACTCAGCTAGAACTTCCAAAGTCTTTGGATGGCCAAGAGTACTTTAGCTAG
- a CDS encoding GNAT family N-acetyltransferase, which yields MSMSEITLIPTTESDRSYIARLNFLTEVFGDEHAELTDQEMKRFHEDFEYYVRQWEPNNGGFIAWDGDIPAGGVWLVWGTDQQHGYGYVDSRLPELAIAVEPRYRKGKGVGTALIQEVLELAQKQQWAGVSLSVSEDNPRAHALYRRLGFKDVRYDAPTKHYVLEQRFPA from the coding sequence GTGTCTATGAGTGAGATTACCCTTATCCCCACCACGGAATCAGATCGTAGCTATATTGCCCGACTTAATTTTCTTACCGAAGTTTTTGGGGACGAGCACGCCGAGTTAACTGATCAAGAAATGAAACGATTCCATGAAGACTTCGAATATTATGTTCGCCAATGGGAACCAAATAATGGTGGTTTCATTGCTTGGGATGGTGATATTCCAGCCGGTGGAGTGTGGTTAGTCTGGGGAACCGATCAACAACACGGCTACGGCTATGTGGATAGCCGACTACCTGAGCTGGCTATCGCCGTTGAACCGCGCTATCGAAAAGGTAAAGGAGTCGGTACTGCCTTAATCCAAGAAGTACTAGAACTAGCCCAAAAACAGCAATGGGCGGGTGTTTCGCTTAGTGTAAGCGAAGACAACCCGCGTGCCCATGCATTATACCGACGGCTTGGTTTTAAAGATGTGCGATATGATGCACCCACCAAACACTATGTCTTAGAACAGCGCTTTCCAGCTTAA
- a CDS encoding DHA2 family efflux MFS transporter permease subunit has translation MARVKEIPALPMPEKDAWPALIALCIGFFMILLDQTIVAVATPMLQESFSASYNQIIWVTSAYLLTFAVPLLVTGRLGDRYGPKNIYILGMVIFTISSLACGFASNIYVLIVARVVQGVGAALLTPQTMSVINRIFARQRRGAALGVWGIVGGLASLAGPLLGGFITQTLGWEWIFFINVPIGVVSVISVWWLVPDFLKTTRKIDPLSIALSIIAVFTIVFALQQGEEANWAWWIWALLGLGIAVSYIFVRQQSQAELRGNDPLMPLSLFTMKNFSMGTIGIITMGFMVAGTPLPLMLFLQQIHGLSALSAGLMIVPQAVVGIILSPIVGRMADHYSPNVLATIGFGTSAVVMFLLFIVMTVHADLWTIPVVMFLLGVSTCFVWSPNSTATMRDLPPLSMGVGSGVYNTARQVGSVTGSAAIGAVLQWRIGAGDAGAAYGQSMLLAGIVLAIGALAAWRAYRL, from the coding sequence ATGGCACGTGTAAAAGAAATACCAGCGTTACCGATGCCAGAAAAAGACGCTTGGCCGGCGCTTATTGCTTTATGTATAGGTTTTTTTATGATCCTTTTGGATCAAACTATCGTGGCAGTGGCCACGCCAATGCTGCAAGAAAGTTTCTCTGCTAGTTATAACCAGATTATTTGGGTTACCAGTGCCTATTTGTTGACCTTTGCAGTTCCGTTATTGGTTACTGGCAGGCTAGGGGATCGTTATGGGCCAAAGAATATTTATATCTTAGGCATGGTTATTTTTACGATTAGTTCATTAGCTTGTGGCTTTGCTTCAAATATTTATGTCTTGATTGTTGCTCGTGTAGTGCAAGGCGTAGGTGCAGCACTATTAACCCCACAGACGATGAGCGTTATTAACCGTATTTTTGCCAGACAACGCCGTGGTGCTGCTTTAGGGGTATGGGGAATCGTTGGTGGTTTAGCTTCGTTAGCTGGTCCCTTATTAGGCGGATTTATTACTCAAACCTTGGGGTGGGAATGGATTTTCTTCATTAATGTGCCCATTGGTGTAGTCTCAGTTATTTCGGTGTGGTGGTTGGTGCCAGATTTCTTAAAAACAACTCGAAAAATTGATCCGCTGAGTATTGCCTTATCAATTATTGCGGTATTCACTATTGTTTTTGCTTTACAACAAGGTGAAGAAGCCAATTGGGCATGGTGGATTTGGGCATTACTTGGATTAGGTATTGCTGTGTCGTACATATTTGTGCGCCAACAATCGCAGGCTGAACTTCGTGGCAATGATCCGCTGATGCCATTGAGTCTTTTTACCATGAAAAATTTCTCTATGGGCACAATTGGCATTATCACTATGGGGTTTATGGTTGCGGGCACACCTTTGCCGCTGATGCTATTTTTACAACAGATTCATGGTCTTAGTGCTTTGTCTGCAGGACTAATGATTGTTCCACAGGCAGTGGTTGGAATTATCCTTTCACCAATTGTGGGTCGGATGGCTGATCATTATTCACCTAATGTTTTGGCCACGATTGGTTTTGGAACATCAGCTGTGGTTATGTTTTTACTTTTTATTGTGATGACAGTACATGCTGATTTATGGACTATCCCAGTCGTGATGTTTCTTTTGGGCGTATCGACATGTTTTGTGTGGTCGCCTAATTCTACGGCGACGATGCGAGACCTGCCGCCATTAAGCATGGGGGTAGGATCAGGTGTTTATAACACAGCGCGTCAGGTAGGTTCAGTGACTGGTTCAGCAGCAATTGGCGCGGTGCTTCAATGGCGTATTGGCGCAGGTGATGCAGGAGCAGCTTATGGGCAGTCTATGCTTTTAGCTGGCATTGTGCTTGCTATTGGTGCTCTTGCTGCGTGGCGCGCTTATCGCTTATAA
- a CDS encoding NAD(P)-dependent alcohol dehydrogenase produces MTISVKALQKTGPDQPFQVATIQRRDPREDDVVIDIKAAGICHSDIHTIRNEWGHAHFPLTVGHEIAGVVSAVGDKVTKFKVGDRVGVGCLVNSCGECEYCVAGFENNCLRGSVGTYNSTDVDGSITQGGYSEKVVVNENFVCTIPDGIDFDVAAPLLCAGITTYSPIVRWGISSGDKVAVLGLGGLGHMGVQIAKAKGAEVTVLSRSLAKEEMAKKLGADHVLATSDEDFFKKNRGSFDFILNTVSAPIELDRYVSLLKPRGVMSVVGLPPEALSLRMGSLIRGGKVLTGSNIGGLPETQEMLNFCAEHGIGAVIEKISVAEVDAAYDRVVAGDVKFRFVIDTETF; encoded by the coding sequence ATGACGATAAGTGTTAAAGCGTTGCAAAAAACCGGCCCTGATCAACCTTTTCAGGTTGCTACTATTCAGCGTCGTGATCCTCGCGAAGATGATGTAGTTATTGATATTAAGGCTGCGGGCATTTGTCATTCCGATATTCATACTATTCGCAATGAATGGGGTCACGCGCATTTCCCTTTGACTGTTGGACACGAAATTGCTGGTGTTGTTTCAGCAGTAGGTGACAAGGTTACCAAATTTAAAGTAGGCGATCGTGTCGGGGTAGGTTGTTTAGTTAACTCCTGCGGTGAATGTGAATACTGTGTAGCTGGATTTGAAAATAACTGTTTACGTGGTTCAGTGGGAACCTATAATTCTACCGATGTTGATGGCAGCATTACCCAGGGTGGTTATTCTGAAAAAGTAGTGGTCAATGAGAATTTTGTCTGTACCATTCCTGATGGAATTGACTTTGATGTAGCTGCGCCACTGCTCTGTGCTGGTATTACTACGTACTCACCGATTGTACGTTGGGGTATATCGTCTGGCGATAAAGTAGCAGTGCTTGGCTTGGGCGGTCTAGGCCACATGGGTGTTCAAATTGCGAAAGCTAAAGGCGCAGAAGTAACTGTGCTATCGCGTTCATTAGCTAAGGAAGAAATGGCTAAAAAGCTTGGTGCAGATCATGTATTAGCAACAAGTGATGAGGATTTCTTTAAAAAGAATCGTGGTAGTTTTGATTTCATTTTGAATACAGTTTCGGCGCCAATTGAACTTGACCGCTATGTGAGTCTGTTGAAACCTCGCGGTGTGATGAGTGTGGTTGGTTTGCCACCAGAGGCGTTATCTTTGCGTATGGGTTCACTCATTCGTGGTGGCAAGGTGCTTACTGGGTCAAATATTGGTGGTTTACCAGAAACCCAGGAAATGCTTAATTTTTGTGCTGAGCACGGTATTGGTGCGGTTATAGAAAAAATCAGTGTGGCTGAGGTTGATGCGGCATATGATCGAGTAGTTGCTGGTGATGTAAAGTTCCGATTTGTTATTGATACAGAAACATTTTAA